The following proteins are co-located in the Marinomonas profundi genome:
- a CDS encoding sn-glycerol-3-phosphate import ATP-binding protein UgpC: MTDVILEKVGKTYPNGFHAIPSVDLSIEEGEFIVLVGPSGCGKSTLLRMVAGLESISTGELRIRGERMNEKEPAERDIAMVFQNYALYPHMSVYDNMAYGLKNRGMAKNLIEEKVSAVATMLGLTELLQRKPRQLSGGQRQRVAMGRAMVRDPKVFLFDEPLSNLDAKLRVQMRVEIRQLQRKLGTTTLYVTHDQVEAMTLADRLVVLNKGKAEQIGTPMDLYNKPATPFVAAFIGSPSMNLINANLTEQGIKISEALTLPLSHSYRGGIVWGIRPEHLEVSEEQNADFALRIQAVESLGAETLIHGKLETESDNGEPLVVRLSGPHLPEINSLMWLTSPVQHWHLFDANTQQRL, translated from the coding sequence ATGACGGACGTTATTTTAGAAAAAGTAGGCAAGACTTACCCGAATGGTTTTCATGCGATTCCCAGTGTGGATTTATCGATTGAAGAGGGCGAGTTTATTGTGTTGGTTGGGCCGTCTGGCTGTGGTAAATCCACCTTATTGCGCATGGTGGCAGGCTTGGAAAGTATTTCCACGGGCGAGCTGCGCATTCGTGGCGAGCGCATGAATGAAAAAGAACCGGCGGAGCGCGACATCGCCATGGTGTTTCAGAATTACGCCTTGTATCCGCATATGTCGGTGTACGACAACATGGCTTATGGCTTGAAAAACCGTGGCATGGCGAAGAATTTGATAGAAGAAAAAGTCAGCGCTGTGGCGACCATGTTGGGTTTAACCGAATTGCTGCAGCGTAAGCCGCGTCAATTATCCGGTGGTCAACGTCAGCGTGTTGCCATGGGTCGCGCCATGGTGCGCGATCCGAAAGTGTTTTTGTTTGATGAGCCTTTGTCCAATCTAGACGCAAAATTGCGCGTGCAGATGCGTGTCGAGATTCGTCAGTTGCAACGCAAGTTAGGCACGACGACCTTGTATGTGACCCACGATCAGGTGGAAGCCATGACCTTGGCGGATCGTTTGGTAGTGTTAAACAAGGGCAAGGCGGAGCAGATTGGTACGCCGATGGATTTATACAATAAACCGGCCACGCCTTTTGTGGCGGCGTTTATTGGTTCGCCATCGATGAATTTGATCAATGCGAATCTGACGGAACAAGGCATTAAAATCTCTGAGGCGTTGACTCTGCCGCTTTCTCATTCGTATCGAGGCGGCATTGTGTGGGGCATTCGACCTGAGCATTTAGAGGTCAGTGAGGAGCAAAATGCCGATTTCGCTTTGCGTATCCAAGCGGTAGAATCCTTGGGAGCCGAGACGTTAATTCATGGCAAACTAGAGACAGAGTCGGATAATGGCGAGCCGCTGGTGGTGCGTTTGTCGGGGCCGCATTTGCCCGAAATTAATAGCCTTATGTGGCTGACGTCGCCAGTGCAACATTGGCATTTATTTGACGCAAACACGCAACAACGATTGTGA
- a CDS encoding glycerophosphoryl diester phosphodiesterase yields the protein MKNETRDILQTKVMGHRGAALLAPENTLASIRAAADAGATWVEIDVYLIAEGGLIIFHDDTLDRCTNGSGVTREARPTDVAELDAGAWFSDEFSGEKVPTLLDALECIQSLNLGLNLEIKHDSADVENIVPAVMAMLRDHWQDNDKLMISSFNLAALEMCYEIDGLRHLAPLYEDIPTDWQEQLESIEAYSLNCDYSRLTEAQARAVKAAGYKLLCYTANDPKKVAAHWEWGMDAVITDDPTQFAALLIN from the coding sequence ATGAAAAACGAGACGCGCGATATTTTGCAAACAAAGGTGATGGGTCACCGTGGTGCGGCGTTATTGGCACCGGAAAATACCTTGGCGTCGATTCGAGCCGCCGCTGACGCTGGCGCGACTTGGGTAGAAATTGATGTGTATTTGATTGCCGAAGGTGGCTTGATCATTTTTCACGATGATACCCTTGACCGTTGCACCAATGGGTCGGGTGTTACCCGTGAAGCACGACCAACGGACGTAGCGGAATTGGATGCGGGCGCTTGGTTTTCTGATGAGTTTTCGGGCGAGAAAGTGCCCACCTTGCTGGACGCACTGGAGTGTATTCAGTCGTTGAATCTCGGCTTGAATCTGGAAATTAAACACGACAGCGCCGATGTGGAAAACATTGTGCCGGCAGTCATGGCGATGTTGCGTGATCATTGGCAAGACAACGACAAACTGATGATTTCCAGCTTCAACCTTGCCGCATTAGAAATGTGTTATGAGATTGATGGGCTGCGTCATCTTGCGCCCTTGTATGAGGATATTCCAACGGACTGGCAAGAGCAGCTTGAGAGTATCGAGGCCTACAGTTTGAATTGTGATTACTCACGTTTAACCGAAGCGCAAGCGCGAGCGGTCAAGGCAGCGGGTTATAAATTGCTGTGTTATACCGCCAATGACCCTAAAAAAGTCGCCGCGCATTGGGAATGGGGAATGGACGCGGTGATTACCGATGATCCGACTCAGTTTGCCGCTCTGCTGATCAACTAA
- a CDS encoding DeoR/GlpR family DNA-binding transcription regulator, translated as MGLNERQNQILNWVQQEDALLVEDMVARFNVSSQTIRKDINQLAERHLVRRIHGGIALVSSAENLPFDHRQFLNRDAKEAIAAQVAQMIPGGASVFLGIGTTVEYVAKALVAHHDLQVFTNNLTVASILGNYPEVRVRVLAGKLRHQHHDLVGEETLSGLRQYYFDYGVLGCGGMDEEQGILDFDPEEAAVSRVLVEQSRHSLLVADQHKWGRKAMARVQPFAAIDWLFSDALTESQTHLLTSHGVQIQLCC; from the coding sequence GTGGGCTTGAATGAGCGACAAAACCAGATTTTAAACTGGGTGCAGCAAGAAGATGCCTTGTTAGTGGAAGACATGGTGGCGCGTTTTAATGTGTCGTCTCAGACCATCCGCAAAGACATTAATCAGTTGGCCGAGCGACATTTGGTGCGTCGTATCCATGGTGGTATTGCCTTGGTTTCCAGTGCTGAGAACTTGCCTTTTGATCATCGCCAGTTTTTGAACCGTGATGCGAAAGAAGCGATTGCTGCGCAGGTGGCTCAGATGATTCCCGGTGGTGCGTCGGTGTTTTTGGGCATTGGCACCACGGTGGAATACGTGGCGAAAGCCTTGGTTGCCCATCATGACTTGCAAGTCTTCACCAATAACTTAACCGTGGCGAGTATTTTGGGAAATTACCCAGAGGTTCGGGTGCGCGTGCTGGCGGGAAAGCTGCGTCATCAGCATCATGATTTGGTGGGAGAAGAAACCTTGTCTGGGCTGCGACAATACTATTTTGACTATGGTGTATTGGGCTGTGGCGGCATGGATGAAGAGCAAGGCATATTGGATTTTGATCCTGAAGAAGCGGCAGTGAGTCGTGTCTTGGTGGAGCAAAGTCGCCACAGTTTGCTGGTCGCTGACCAACATAAATGGGGCCGCAAGGCCATGGCGCGGGTACAGCCTTTTGCTGCGATAGATTGGCTGTTTAGCGATGCGCTAACCGAATCACAAACACATTTACTCACCTCCCATGGTGTGCAAATTCAACTCTGTTGTTAG
- a CDS encoding HAD-IIB family hydrolase, with amino-acid sequence MSAFSSLGSFGLALSALELSSLDKSACQGLRFILSDFDDTLTWEGRLPVDTLRALAQLEANGIKVIPVTGGCAGWSDMIARSLPVDGVITEGGACFIGKTPDRHLSYAFWREEAEMRAEQARLLTQVNQLLAEYPRLRLARDQAYRLTDVAIDYAQDVKPAAIADKDACLAALIAMGLNAKASSIHINVCSQGYDKFSMAQRVLGEVYGLTEAQQQEQVLYVGDAPNDESMFARFPLSVGVANIAEHLHKMQHRPRYQTRQPGGLGFAELADVILSAR; translated from the coding sequence ATGTCAGCTTTTTCTTCGTTAGGCTCTTTTGGTTTAGCGCTTTCTGCTTTAGAACTTTCCTCTTTAGACAAAAGTGCCTGCCAAGGTTTGCGTTTTATTTTAAGCGATTTTGACGACACCCTGACATGGGAAGGGCGCTTACCGGTCGATACTTTACGCGCCTTGGCGCAGTTAGAAGCCAATGGCATTAAGGTGATTCCTGTGACGGGCGGCTGCGCGGGTTGGTCTGATATGATTGCCCGCTCGCTGCCAGTGGATGGGGTGATTACCGAGGGCGGCGCGTGTTTTATTGGCAAAACGCCAGACCGCCACTTGAGCTATGCTTTTTGGCGAGAAGAGGCAGAAATGCGCGCGGAGCAGGCGCGTCTATTGACTCAGGTCAATCAGCTCTTAGCAGAGTATCCTCGCTTACGTTTGGCAAGAGATCAGGCGTATCGTCTTACTGATGTGGCGATTGATTATGCCCAAGACGTTAAACCCGCTGCCATAGCAGACAAGGACGCGTGTTTGGCGGCTTTAATTGCCATGGGCTTAAACGCCAAGGCCAGCTCGATACACATTAATGTTTGCTCTCAGGGCTACGATAAATTTTCCATGGCGCAACGCGTGCTGGGCGAGGTTTATGGTTTAACTGAGGCGCAACAACAAGAGCAGGTGTTATACGTTGGTGATGCGCCTAACGACGAAAGCATGTTTGCGCGTTTTCCGCTGAGCGTTGGGGTGGCGAACATTGCTGAGCATTTGCATAAAATGCAGCACCGCCCGCGTTATCAAACGAGACAACCGGGCGGTTTGGGCTTCGCTGAATTGGCCGATGTTATTTTGTCGGCACGATAG
- a CDS encoding IclR family transcriptional regulator, translating to MEIKNSGSSLSKALNMLNHVCTSPVPLRFAELVELSELPKATAHRQLNTLLEHGLVRFDEDKQAYYPGYGLLALAHRTWANLDIRDVAAAPIRDLWSKTQETIHLAVLDDADVIYIDKLESPKSLRLYSAVGKKGPVYCTGVGKAMLAFLPKEKQQRIIEKQTFFRHTEHTLTTPEALKANLALIEETGVSLDLEEHEMGIKCVAAAIFNSRHEAVAAISVTAPAFRTSDDAYNAMKIQVKQAADTISKRLGACD from the coding sequence ATGGAAATCAAAAATTCTGGATCCTCTCTTAGCAAAGCCTTAAACATGCTCAATCATGTTTGCACGTCTCCTGTGCCGCTGCGATTTGCCGAACTGGTTGAATTGTCAGAGCTTCCCAAAGCCACAGCCCATCGACAGCTCAATACATTACTAGAACATGGGTTAGTGCGTTTTGATGAAGACAAACAAGCCTATTATCCAGGCTATGGTTTACTGGCTCTCGCCCATCGTACCTGGGCCAATTTGGATATTCGCGATGTGGCCGCCGCGCCTATACGAGACCTATGGTCCAAAACGCAAGAAACCATTCATTTAGCCGTCTTAGACGATGCCGATGTGATTTATATTGATAAGCTCGAAAGCCCTAAAAGCCTCCGCTTATACTCAGCCGTTGGCAAAAAAGGTCCCGTCTATTGTACTGGGGTTGGCAAAGCCATGCTGGCATTTTTGCCGAAAGAAAAACAACAACGCATCATTGAAAAACAGACGTTTTTCCGTCATACAGAACACACACTAACGACGCCAGAAGCATTAAAGGCCAACCTAGCGCTTATTGAAGAAACGGGCGTCTCTCTCGACTTGGAAGAACACGAAATGGGCATAAAATGCGTCGCCGCCGCCATTTTCAACTCACGCCACGAAGCCGTCGCCGCGATCAGTGTGACGGCTCCGGCGTTTCGCACCAGCGACGACGCCTATAACGCAATGAAAATACAGGTAAAACAAGCCGCAGACACCATTTCAAAACGTCTTGGGGCGTGTGATTGA
- a CDS encoding GAK system CofD-like protein: MTSSLRIWRRMLMPDLVRVHRYRSLPEQGPKVLFFSGGSALNKISRVFKEYTHHSIHLVTPFDSGGSSARLRAEFDIPAVGDLRSRLMALADETVMGQPEVYALFTHRLDQQAEAAELKAQLQRLVAGEHPLIACIPHPMKALIQTQLAVTQAHIHDDFDLRGASIGNLIMAGGYLNNQQQLDPIVFLFSRLIKALGEVKTTLDASLHLGVELNNGDIVLGQHNITAKETLALPSPIKRMWLNKGLRRTQPTNCAIASDRKEAIETADLICFPPGSFYSSLLANLMPQGVGQAIGQNPNPKVYLPNLGVDPEQQGLSLMACVERLIAVIREDVVGDWTDNAAVFSALDYLLLDSTYDYGAIDVERLKELNVQIIKTALITTKVDKYDERLVSQALLSLV, translated from the coding sequence ATGACGAGCTCTTTACGTATCTGGCGTCGCATGCTAATGCCAGATCTTGTTCGTGTGCATCGCTATCGCAGTTTGCCTGAGCAGGGGCCAAAAGTATTATTTTTTAGTGGCGGCTCGGCGTTAAATAAAATCAGTCGAGTGTTTAAAGAATACACTCATCATTCTATTCATTTGGTGACGCCGTTTGATTCGGGTGGCAGTTCAGCGCGATTACGTGCTGAATTTGATATTCCTGCGGTGGGGGATTTGCGCAGTCGTTTAATGGCGTTGGCGGATGAAACTGTGATGGGGCAGCCTGAAGTCTATGCGTTATTCACGCATCGTCTTGACCAACAAGCTGAAGCCGCGGAATTAAAAGCGCAATTACAGCGGCTGGTGGCGGGAGAGCACCCTTTAATTGCCTGTATTCCTCATCCTATGAAGGCGTTAATTCAAACGCAGTTGGCGGTGACGCAGGCGCATATTCACGATGATTTTGATTTGCGCGGCGCGAGCATTGGCAATCTCATTATGGCGGGCGGTTATTTGAATAACCAGCAGCAGTTGGACCCGATTGTATTTTTATTTTCTCGGCTAATTAAAGCGCTCGGCGAAGTAAAAACCACACTGGATGCCAGTTTGCATTTGGGGGTTGAACTGAATAATGGCGATATTGTCTTAGGGCAACATAATATCACCGCAAAAGAAACGCTGGCTTTGCCAAGCCCGATAAAGCGGATGTGGTTAAACAAGGGGTTGCGTCGTACACAGCCAACCAATTGCGCCATTGCGAGTGATCGAAAAGAAGCGATTGAGACGGCGGATTTAATTTGTTTTCCCCCCGGCAGTTTTTATAGCAGTTTATTGGCCAATTTGATGCCACAAGGAGTGGGGCAGGCCATTGGTCAAAACCCCAACCCTAAAGTGTATTTACCCAATTTAGGGGTGGATCCAGAGCAACAGGGGCTTTCTCTAATGGCGTGTGTAGAGCGCTTAATTGCGGTGATTCGCGAGGATGTGGTGGGCGACTGGACTGACAATGCGGCGGTTTTTTCTGCTTTGGATTATCTCTTGCTCGATAGTACCTACGATTATGGGGCGATCGATGTTGAACGCTTAAAGGAGCTTAATGTACAGATAATAAAAACCGCGCTAATAACGACTAAAGTCGATAAATACGATGAGCGATTAGTGTCCCAGGCCTTATTATCATTGGTGTGA
- a CDS encoding response regulator, translating to MGTRVLICDDSKMARMQLAKGLPTDWDVDIDYAEDGQQALDILSASAFDILFLDLNMPVKDGYQTLQALQSFVQPPAVIVVSGDVQPKAIQRVKDMGAVAFHKKPASAGELRRLLSSLGLFVADSRIVAPLSSQGTAAEAFTLNECLQEVSNISMGRAASVLADMLNVFIKLPVPTVNILEVGELQMALDYSVKNGSCSAVSQGFVGSGIAFEALLIFSDSSFPDMAKLLNVTEEIDHDVEVELLMDVSSVLVGPFMDALGKQLNVDFSHGHPALLGQHVKIADLINVKKAKWKRTLAVEIVYEVENYQISCDLMLLFTEDSVPVLENLLSYLVEEE from the coding sequence ATGGGTACTAGAGTCCTAATATGTGACGATTCGAAAATGGCAAGAATGCAGCTCGCGAAAGGCTTGCCGACCGACTGGGATGTCGACATTGATTACGCAGAAGACGGCCAACAGGCCTTGGATATTTTGTCTGCTTCTGCATTTGATATTTTGTTCTTAGACTTGAATATGCCAGTGAAAGACGGCTATCAAACCTTGCAAGCGCTGCAATCTTTTGTTCAGCCTCCAGCGGTGATTGTGGTGTCTGGCGATGTTCAGCCCAAGGCGATACAGCGAGTAAAGGACATGGGAGCGGTGGCTTTTCATAAAAAGCCGGCGTCTGCTGGTGAGTTGCGTCGTTTGTTGAGTTCATTAGGGCTTTTTGTTGCCGACAGTCGTATCGTTGCGCCGCTCAGCAGTCAGGGCACGGCGGCAGAAGCCTTTACGCTGAACGAGTGCTTACAGGAAGTTTCCAACATTTCCATGGGGCGAGCCGCCAGTGTGTTAGCGGATATGTTGAATGTGTTTATCAAATTGCCTGTCCCGACGGTGAATATATTAGAAGTAGGCGAGTTGCAGATGGCGCTGGATTACAGCGTAAAAAACGGCAGCTGTTCTGCGGTCTCGCAAGGTTTTGTTGGCTCCGGTATTGCGTTTGAAGCCCTGCTTATTTTTAGCGATTCGAGTTTTCCTGACATGGCCAAGTTGTTAAACGTTACGGAAGAAATCGACCACGATGTTGAAGTCGAATTATTGATGGATGTGTCGTCTGTTTTGGTCGGGCCCTTTATGGACGCGCTTGGTAAGCAGTTAAATGTTGATTTTAGTCACGGTCATCCCGCGCTACTTGGGCAGCATGTTAAAATAGCGGATTTGATTAATGTCAAAAAAGCCAAGTGGAAGCGAACATTGGCCGTTGAAATTGTCTACGAAGTGGAAAACTATCAAATTAGTTGTGATCTAATGCTGTTGTTTACTGAAGATTCGGTACCGGTACTGGAGAATCTGTTGTCTTATTTGGTGGAGGAAGAGTAA
- a CDS encoding GGDEF domain-containing protein has protein sequence MPHNAENITELHWLFDMLHHIDVGLVVLNTHYEVELWNGFMENHSGMSSSIAKKQSLFDLFPDLNRRWLGQKLDNVVALRTPIFISWEQRAYLFPFKSYRPITGLADNMFQNIALRPLANADGTVKHVCLVVYDVTDVATNKVALSSANRLLDQLSKTDALTELNNRSCLDKALVAVFNAFTADALVADKPVTDKLVDDDLVMNSNNTHSLVMADIDNFKKINDQYGHPVGDVVLQKVARILSSGSRKMDFVSRYGGEEFAILLPNTGTDGALFFCEKVRKKVAAAKIVTDKGDISITMSFGVADLRKTDKAVSSWLKRADEALYRAKKEGRNQSVVAD, from the coding sequence ATGCCCCATAACGCAGAGAATATAACAGAACTGCATTGGCTCTTTGATATGCTTCATCATATCGACGTGGGTTTAGTGGTGCTCAATACTCACTATGAAGTGGAGTTGTGGAATGGTTTTATGGAAAACCACAGCGGAATGAGTTCCTCTATTGCCAAAAAACAATCCCTATTTGATTTATTTCCAGACTTGAACCGCCGTTGGCTTGGGCAGAAGCTGGATAATGTGGTGGCTCTTCGGACGCCCATTTTTATTTCGTGGGAACAACGGGCGTATTTATTTCCCTTTAAAAGCTATCGCCCTATTACGGGCTTGGCTGACAATATGTTCCAAAATATTGCCTTACGTCCGCTCGCGAATGCCGATGGTACCGTCAAACATGTCTGTTTAGTGGTTTATGATGTGACTGACGTGGCGACGAACAAGGTGGCGCTCTCTTCAGCGAATCGTCTTTTGGACCAGCTGAGTAAAACCGATGCGTTGACAGAGTTGAACAACCGCAGCTGTCTAGACAAAGCCTTGGTCGCGGTTTTCAATGCGTTTACCGCCGACGCTCTTGTGGCTGATAAGCCTGTTACTGATAAGCTTGTTGATGATGATCTTGTGATGAATAGCAACAACACGCATTCATTGGTGATGGCTGATATTGATAATTTTAAAAAAATAAACGACCAATACGGTCATCCCGTTGGGGATGTTGTACTGCAGAAAGTGGCTAGAATCTTGTCTTCTGGGTCTCGGAAAATGGACTTTGTCAGCCGTTATGGCGGAGAGGAATTTGCTATTTTATTGCCAAACACGGGCACTGATGGCGCACTGTTTTTTTGCGAAAAAGTGCGTAAAAAAGTGGCCGCGGCAAAAATAGTGACCGACAAAGGCGACATAAGCATTACGATGAGTTTTGGGGTTGCAGATCTTCGAAAAACCGATAAAGCGGTATCAAGTTGGTTAAAAAGAGCCGATGAAGCGCTCTACAGGGCTAAAAAAGAAGGGCGTAATCAGTCTGTCGTGGCCGATTGA
- a CDS encoding ATP-dependent zinc protease family protein has protein sequence MIPLNELKIIIGSDEWCAFTSLNIPAIKARVDSGAKTSSMHAINIQRFSRGDDHWVRFEVHPLQKNRKITVHCEAPLIDQRVIKSSSGDKEKRPVICVPLTLGNTTWDVEVTLTNRDSMGYRMLLGREAMNGRVLIDPAEQCLLGDKSKSSLLALYSV, from the coding sequence ATGATTCCATTAAACGAACTCAAAATAATCATTGGTAGTGACGAATGGTGCGCCTTTACTTCTCTTAACATCCCAGCCATCAAAGCGCGGGTAGATTCGGGTGCCAAAACCTCTTCCATGCACGCCATCAATATTCAACGCTTTTCTCGTGGCGATGACCATTGGGTTCGTTTTGAAGTGCATCCGTTGCAAAAAAACCGCAAAATCACGGTACATTGCGAAGCCCCTCTGATTGACCAAAGGGTCATAAAAAGTTCCAGTGGAGACAAAGAAAAGCGCCCAGTTATTTGTGTTCCGCTCACACTTGGCAACACCACTTGGGACGTAGAAGTCACCCTTACCAATCGAGACAGCATGGGCTATCGAATGCTGCTTGGTCGTGAAGCCATGAACGGTCGTGTGCTGATTGACCCCGCAGAGCAATGCTTATTGGGGGACAAATCTAAATCGAGCCTACTGGCGCTCTATAGCGTCTAA
- a CDS encoding D-hexose-6-phosphate mutarotase: MNGQLMKELEELGGEIHPASLKKCDEICIEQPGFSAVIALWGGHLKSFIPAGQEDLLFQSKNKGGEGRFGRRHFGVPVCWPWFGAHDVDADYPAHGLARYFRWEFIEAGRFKNGDVKIVIRLVSEDHPLIEEMWPFAFELRQVFRFSKKGFKINFSAANLSDKSMPVSEALHTYFHVSDNQSTEVHGLDDVTYVDKLDRASRHLQQGAVTPCDHMDRVYLSAPDTCEIRDVGLQRKLVIQTEGSNSTVLWNPGAEIAKQRTDMDDDDYRHFVCVEAANALSNVYEIPPGGIHQLKLKVKHKPLFDEGDEEE; this comes from the coding sequence ATGAATGGCCAACTGATGAAAGAGTTGGAAGAACTGGGTGGTGAAATACACCCTGCAAGCTTAAAAAAGTGTGATGAAATCTGTATTGAACAGCCGGGCTTTAGTGCGGTTATTGCACTATGGGGCGGACACTTGAAAAGCTTTATTCCTGCTGGTCAAGAGGATCTTCTGTTTCAATCTAAAAATAAGGGCGGAGAAGGGCGCTTTGGTCGTCGACACTTTGGTGTGCCTGTCTGCTGGCCTTGGTTTGGCGCTCATGATGTTGATGCTGATTACCCAGCCCATGGTCTTGCGCGTTATTTTCGCTGGGAATTTATTGAAGCGGGCCGCTTTAAAAATGGCGATGTAAAAATTGTGATTCGTTTAGTGTCGGAAGACCATCCATTGATTGAGGAAATGTGGCCATTTGCTTTTGAACTTCGACAAGTGTTTCGATTTTCTAAAAAAGGCTTCAAAATTAACTTTTCAGCAGCGAACTTATCCGACAAGTCGATGCCCGTCAGCGAAGCGTTACACACCTATTTTCATGTTTCAGACAACCAGAGCACAGAAGTGCATGGGTTAGATGACGTGACTTATGTCGATAAGCTTGATCGCGCTAGCCGTCACTTACAGCAAGGGGCGGTGACACCTTGTGATCATATGGATCGAGTGTATTTATCGGCGCCAGACACCTGTGAAATACGCGATGTTGGTCTGCAAAGGAAGTTGGTTATTCAAACGGAAGGCAGCAATAGCACGGTGCTGTGGAACCCGGGTGCAGAGATTGCCAAGCAGCGTACTGATATGGACGATGACGATTATCGCCATTTCGTTTGTGTAGAAGCCGCCAACGCGCTAAGCAATGTGTATGAGATTCCCCCCGGCGGTATTCATCAATTAAAGTTGAAAGTAAAACATAAGCCGCTCTTTGATGAGGGTGACGAAGAAGAGTAA
- a CDS encoding exodeoxyribonuclease III, whose product MKVISLNVNGIRQAADRGFFEWMVRQNPDVVCLQDIQADERSLNDSVFFPPEFNTYFFDSMENPEQAGVAIYSKTMPKAIMTGMGFPECDFEGRFIQADFDKVSIGAFLTPHGSNHEETLQEHKYRFMEGFKNHLIKTRRKRREFIFCGTANVARSPIDVSSWFVNQRNSGFLPEERKWINEIFNEMEYIDAFRQVNKQDKQYTWWPDYERAWKLDEGGRLDYQITTPGIKNLIQGGSIYKGQRFSDHAPLIMEYSID is encoded by the coding sequence ATGAAGGTCATCAGCCTTAATGTAAACGGTATAAGACAAGCAGCAGACCGCGGCTTTTTTGAATGGATGGTTCGTCAGAACCCGGATGTTGTGTGTCTACAAGACATACAGGCAGACGAGCGCAGTCTAAATGACAGCGTTTTCTTTCCACCTGAGTTCAATACCTATTTTTTTGACTCAATGGAAAATCCAGAACAAGCTGGCGTTGCCATCTATAGTAAAACCATGCCCAAAGCGATTATGACAGGCATGGGATTTCCTGAGTGCGACTTCGAAGGACGCTTTATTCAAGCCGACTTTGATAAAGTCAGCATTGGTGCTTTCTTAACGCCTCATGGCTCAAACCATGAAGAAACGCTGCAAGAGCACAAATATCGCTTTATGGAAGGCTTTAAAAACCACCTGATTAAAACTCGCCGTAAGCGTCGAGAATTTATTTTCTGTGGTACTGCCAATGTCGCACGCTCGCCGATTGATGTTAGCAGCTGGTTTGTTAATCAGCGTAACTCTGGCTTTTTGCCCGAAGAGCGTAAGTGGATAAACGAGATATTCAATGAAATGGAATACATTGATGCGTTCCGTCAAGTCAATAAACAAGATAAGCAATACACTTGGTGGCCTGACTATGAACGCGCTTGGAAACTAGACGAAGGCGGTCGTTTGGATTATCAAATCACCACACCGGGCATCAAGAACTTGATCCAAGGCGGTTCCATTTATAAAGGACAGCGCTTCTCTGATCACGCACCGTTAATTATGGAATACAGTATCGATTAA
- the pyrE gene encoding orotate phosphoribosyltransferase encodes MKPYQRDFIEFAIEQNVLRFGEFTLKSGRVSPYFFNAGLFSSGQALAKLGRFYAASLMEANVPFDVLFGPAYKGIPLATTTAVALYEHHNVDTPYVFNRKEAKTHGEGGSLVGAPLAGNVMIIDDVITAGTAIREVMAIIQQANALPAGVLIALDRQERGQGALSAIQEVERDFNMPVISIVSLHDIMTYLAEQDSPEFAKHLDAVKAYRDQYGI; translated from the coding sequence ATGAAACCTTACCAAAGAGACTTTATTGAATTCGCTATTGAGCAAAACGTGTTGCGCTTTGGCGAATTTACGCTTAAATCGGGCCGTGTAAGCCCTTACTTTTTTAACGCCGGCCTGTTTAGTTCTGGCCAAGCCTTAGCGAAGTTAGGGCGTTTTTACGCGGCCTCATTAATGGAAGCCAATGTTCCATTTGATGTTCTATTTGGCCCTGCCTATAAAGGCATTCCCTTGGCAACCACCACCGCGGTTGCTCTTTATGAACATCATAATGTAGACACACCATACGTTTTCAACCGTAAAGAAGCAAAAACTCACGGTGAAGGCGGTTCTCTTGTGGGTGCCCCGTTGGCCGGTAATGTCATGATTATTGATGACGTTATTACCGCAGGGACAGCCATTCGAGAAGTCATGGCTATTATTCAGCAAGCCAATGCCCTTCCGGCTGGTGTGCTTATTGCCTTAGATCGTCAAGAACGAGGCCAAGGCGCGTTATCTGCTATTCAAGAAGTCGAACGTGACTTCAATATGCCCGTGATCAGTATCGTTTCCTTACATGACATCATGACTTACTTAGCGGAGCAGGATTCTCCTGAGTTTGCTAAGCACCTCGATGCGGTCAAGGCTTACCGTGATCAATACGGCATTTGA